A region from the Deinococcus seoulensis genome encodes:
- a CDS encoding alanine racemase: protein MAYLTLDRRKLQANFDHLETLFGAHGIDWGITTKLLCGNRLFLNEVIRLGRLELLDSRMSNLRVIKELAPDAQTVYIKPPSGAVIPDLVRWADVSFNTELSTIRAISEEAVRQGREHLIIIMIEMGDLREGVLRDEIVDFYEQVFRLPNIRIIGIGTNLNCLNGVMPSEDKLIQLGLYRTIIELKNDVKIQWVSAGTTVTIPLLLSGALPAAINHFRIGEALFFGQDLVAEGTFAGMHDDVLELHAQVIELAEKPTVPSGVLGRNPFGQTAGTDDGGPDTTHRAILDVGYLDISPQYLSPVDDRLEVVGGSSDMLVLNVGQNEAGLQVGSYVTFRLKYMGALHLMNSPYIDKFVLDGSGRRIPESAAPGQDAAQDGAARDVPPAAGDPVGADPDSG from the coding sequence GTGGCGTACCTGACCCTGGACCGCCGCAAATTGCAGGCGAACTTCGACCACCTGGAAACCCTGTTCGGTGCGCACGGCATCGACTGGGGCATCACGACCAAGCTGCTGTGCGGCAACCGCCTGTTCCTGAACGAGGTGATCCGCCTGGGCCGCCTGGAACTGCTCGACTCCCGCATGAGTAACCTGCGCGTCATCAAGGAACTCGCGCCGGACGCGCAGACGGTGTACATCAAGCCGCCGTCCGGGGCGGTCATCCCGGACCTGGTGCGCTGGGCGGACGTCAGCTTCAACACGGAACTCTCGACCATCCGCGCCATCAGCGAGGAAGCCGTCCGGCAGGGCCGCGAGCACCTGATCATCATCATGATCGAGATGGGCGACCTGCGCGAGGGCGTGCTGCGCGACGAGATCGTGGACTTCTACGAGCAGGTGTTCCGCCTGCCGAACATCCGCATCATCGGGATCGGCACGAACCTCAACTGCCTGAACGGCGTGATGCCCAGCGAGGACAAGCTGATTCAGCTGGGCCTGTACCGCACCATCATCGAACTGAAGAACGACGTGAAGATCCAGTGGGTGAGTGCCGGAACGACCGTCACCATTCCGCTGCTGCTGTCGGGCGCGCTGCCCGCCGCCATCAACCACTTCCGGATCGGGGAGGCGCTGTTCTTCGGGCAGGACCTCGTGGCCGAGGGCACGTTTGCCGGCATGCACGACGACGTGCTGGAACTGCACGCGCAGGTGATCGAACTGGCCGAGAAACCCACCGTGCCGTCCGGCGTGCTGGGCAGGAACCCGTTCGGGCAGACCGCCGGAACCGACGACGGCGGCCCCGACACCACCCACCGCGCCATTCTGGACGTGGGGTACCTGGACATCTCGCCGCAGTACCTCAGTCCGGTGGACGACCGCCTGGAGGTCGTCGGGGGTAGCAGCGACATGCTGGTCCTGAACGTCGGGCAGAACGAGGCGGGCCTGCAGGTCGGAAGTTACGTGACCTTCCGCCTGAAGTACATGGGCGCGCTGCACCTGATGAACTCACCGTACATCGACAAGTTCGTGCTGGACGGCAGCGGTCGGCGCATCCCGGAGAGCGCGGCGCCCGGCCAGGACGCGGCCCAGGACGGTGCGGCCCGGGACGTTCCCCCGGCAGCGGGCGACCCGGTGGGGGCTGACCCGGACTCGGGTTGA
- a CDS encoding GGDEF domain-containing protein translates to MKTPAPTTDPVMGRSPGPAAEAGEPQVAGDHQPAALNLDSAEFAYRRGSLLTLLGAVLIVSVITLSVQASWEVTLADQALLAALAVKNAALFWWLWRSPRALRTVGLIELAIQSVTVVLRLYLTLHSPPGYHGLGGFAPWMIFSYLVAFLVLPGRQAATVTGVQFMAMLAVIAGYSLNPQIDPAMKAGLGNSLLQTVLMHATFIAYLALQQRLLGQFVNAVLHARQEATLAQLDVLTGLPNRRQLSSWLDEWLTRTCPEPGEPLSVILFDLDHFKRVNDTYGHDVGDEVLRHVANILRRSVRQGDRVGRWGGEEFLILVPGDAQAAQVVADRLRQNLRRTPHLRAGVQTVSCGVAQTHAGERTSDLLRRADEAMYAAKNAGRDTVSIAV, encoded by the coding sequence ATGAAGACACCTGCCCCCACCACCGATCCCGTCATGGGCCGCAGTCCAGGCCCGGCGGCAGAGGCGGGGGAACCCCAGGTGGCCGGGGATCACCAACCGGCGGCCCTGAACCTGGACAGCGCCGAGTTCGCGTACCGGCGCGGCAGCCTGCTGACCCTGCTGGGCGCGGTGCTGATCGTCAGCGTGATCACCCTGAGCGTGCAGGCGTCCTGGGAGGTCACGCTGGCCGATCAGGCGCTGCTGGCGGCGCTGGCCGTCAAGAACGCCGCGCTGTTCTGGTGGCTGTGGCGCTCGCCGCGCGCGCTGCGTACGGTGGGCCTGATCGAACTGGCCATCCAGTCGGTGACGGTCGTGCTGCGCCTGTACCTGACGCTGCACAGCCCGCCCGGTTACCACGGGCTGGGCGGGTTCGCGCCCTGGATGATCTTCTCGTACCTGGTGGCGTTCCTGGTCCTGCCGGGCCGGCAGGCGGCCACCGTGACCGGCGTGCAGTTCATGGCGATGCTGGCCGTGATTGCCGGGTACAGCCTGAACCCGCAGATCGACCCGGCCATGAAGGCCGGACTGGGCAACAGCCTGCTGCAGACGGTCCTGATGCACGCCACGTTCATCGCGTACCTGGCGTTGCAGCAGCGGCTGCTGGGGCAGTTCGTGAACGCCGTCCTGCACGCCCGGCAGGAGGCGACCCTGGCGCAACTGGACGTGCTGACCGGGCTGCCCAACCGCCGCCAGTTAAGCAGCTGGCTGGACGAGTGGCTGACCCGTACCTGCCCGGAGCCCGGCGAGCCGCTCAGCGTGATCCTGTTCGACCTGGATCACTTCAAGCGCGTGAACGACACGTACGGGCACGACGTGGGCGACGAGGTGCTGCGGCACGTGGCGAACATCCTGCGCCGCAGCGTGCGCCAGGGGGACCGGGTGGGCCGCTGGGGCGGCGAGGAATTCCTGATCCTGGTGCCGGGCGACGCGCAGGCCGCGCAGGTCGTCGCGGACCGCCTGCGGCAGAACCTGCGTCGCACCCCGCATCTGCGGGCCGGGGTGCAGACCGTCAGTTGCGGCGTCGCGCAGACCCACGCGGGCGAACGCACGAGCGACCTGCTGCGCCGCGCCGACGAGGCCATGTACGCCGCCAAGAACGCCGGGCGCGACACCGTGAGCATCGCGGTCTGA
- a CDS encoding GGDEF domain-containing protein gives MRPATLLTPEQQYRHHALLLLLGCVLIASVITLSVNMASMNQLDRLGLGLIAVKNAGMFVWLWRRPDHLYTVALTELILEGVGAVARLAQTLLLDQAWYGLGGYSYWMVTGYLIGSLILTPRRFLLVSGAQFGAMLAVSAAFWWSPATPQAARELHGNALLQLLLVHATVIAFLGVQHRLRRQYVQALVSAERQASLAHLDALTGLPNRRQLELWLREHLEGQPEVSAGPLSVILFDLDHFKAVNDTYGHDAGDRVLQGVARSARRAVREGDAVGRWGGEEFLILVRGDARGAQQVAERLRRSLHQTLHPQVGAVTVSCGVAQASSREHPDALLRRADEALYAAKNAGRDTVRLSDTAAA, from the coding sequence ATGCGCCCCGCGACCCTTCTGACTCCCGAGCAGCAGTACCGCCATCACGCGCTGCTGCTGCTGCTCGGCTGCGTGCTGATCGCCAGCGTGATCACGCTGAGCGTGAACATGGCGTCCATGAATCAGCTGGACCGGCTGGGCCTGGGGCTGATCGCCGTGAAGAACGCCGGGATGTTCGTGTGGCTGTGGCGGCGGCCCGATCACCTGTACACCGTGGCCCTGACGGAACTGATCCTGGAGGGCGTGGGGGCCGTGGCGCGGCTGGCGCAGACGCTGCTGCTGGACCAGGCGTGGTACGGGCTGGGCGGGTACTCGTACTGGATGGTGACCGGGTACCTGATCGGTTCGCTGATCCTGACGCCCCGCCGGTTCCTGCTGGTGTCCGGCGCGCAGTTCGGGGCGATGCTGGCCGTCTCGGCCGCCTTCTGGTGGTCGCCCGCCACGCCCCAGGCGGCGCGGGAACTGCACGGGAACGCGCTGCTGCAACTGCTGCTGGTGCACGCCACGGTCATCGCGTTTCTGGGCGTGCAGCACCGCCTGCGCCGCCAGTACGTGCAGGCGCTGGTCAGCGCCGAGCGGCAGGCCAGCCTCGCGCACCTGGACGCCCTGACCGGGCTGCCCAACCGCCGCCAGCTGGAACTGTGGCTGCGTGAACACCTGGAAGGGCAGCCGGAAGTCAGTGCCGGGCCGCTGAGCGTGATCCTGTTCGACCTGGATCACTTCAAGGCCGTGAACGACACGTACGGGCACGACGCCGGGGACCGGGTGTTGCAGGGCGTGGCCCGCAGCGCCCGCCGCGCCGTGCGGGAAGGGGACGCCGTGGGCCGATGGGGCGGCGAGGAATTCCTGATCCTGGTCCGTGGGGACGCGCGGGGCGCGCAGCAGGTCGCGGAACGCCTGCGCCGCTCGCTGCATCAGACGCTGCACCCGCAGGTGGGGGCGGTCACGGTCAGTTGCGGGGTCGCGCAGGCCAGCTCCCGCGAACACCCGGACGCCCTGCTGCGCCGCGCGGACGAGGCGCTGTACGCCGCGAAGAACGCCGGGCGCGACACGGTCCGCCTCTCGGACACCGCTGCCGCCTGA
- a CDS encoding GNAT family N-acetyltransferase gives MTTSQSLTDTPATDRLTIRHVPLGPGTPVGSDTPVGSGTPVGSDTPGPLSDPETGRIAAFLHRHLGQYGDALSDIQACLRYAHERGGSVTLAEEDGHLLGAVVTNRTGMSGFIPENILVYVAVHESTRGRGVGRQLIEVATGALQGSVALHVEPHNPARKLYERLGFTNKYLEMRLQR, from the coding sequence ATGACCACCTCACAATCCCTGACCGACACGCCCGCCACGGACCGCCTGACCATCAGGCACGTCCCGCTTGGCCCAGGTACCCCAGTTGGCTCAGACACCCCAGTTGGCTCAGGCACTCCGGTCGGCTCAGATACCCCAGGTCCCCTGAGCGACCCGGAAACCGGGCGGATCGCGGCGTTCCTGCACCGGCACCTCGGGCAGTACGGCGACGCCCTGAGCGACATTCAGGCCTGCCTGCGCTACGCCCACGAGCGGGGCGGCAGCGTCACGCTGGCCGAGGAGGACGGCCACCTGCTGGGCGCGGTCGTCACCAACCGCACCGGCATGAGCGGCTTCATTCCCGAGAACATCCTCGTGTACGTGGCCGTGCACGAATCCACGCGCGGCCGGGGCGTGGGCCGCCAGTTGATCGAGGTCGCCACCGGGGCGCTTCAGGGCAGCGTGGCGCTGCACGTCGAGCCGCACAACCCGGCCCGCAAGCTGTACGAACGGCTGGGCTTCACGAACAAGTACCTCGAAATGCGGTTGCAACGGTGA